aaaaataaatagctgTCAAGTTTTGAGTGGATTTCCAGGAGCTTAACAATTCTAAATCTTATTTCTCAATTAATCAAGTTTgctcagcaagagacaaagatgTACATGAAAGCCATCCAAatccactttttcttttaaagacctccccaaaaaacaagcaaataagttTTATGAAAACCTCATACTGCAAAGTAGTaaaatacaatattgtataaCATCAAACAACCCAATATTATAGGTTTAAAATAGTTTAATCCCAAAAAGTATTGATTAACAATAAAAATGGTTTGATCAAGTTTTCATTATGTACAATATGCTGTGTTTACTTGAAAGGTTGCAATGTTACAAACATGGTTATAAGCCACTAATTCAGAAAATGCAATGAAAGCATTCTGCAACAAAGATAGCCTTCATTTCTGAAGTCTTATGGTGTGAGTTGTTTTCCAGAAGGCCTTTTTGACATCTTTATTTCTCACACTATAGATGAGAGGGTTGAGCAATGGGTTGACCACAGTGTAGAAGAGAGATGCCACTTTGTCTCTCCCCAGGGAATAGGCAGAACTTGGCCTTGAATATGTGAAGAGCAAGGACCCATAGAAGAGCATCACTGAGATGAGGTGTGAAGCACAGGTGGAGAACGCCTTGCATCTTCCTGAGGCTGTACGGATCCTCAGAAGAGCCAGAAGAATGTTGAAATAGGAGATCAGAATGGCAAGAATATTGGAGAGGACCGTGAAACCCACCAGACCTAGGAGGACCTTTTCATAAATGTGGGTGTCTGTACAAGACATTTTTACCAATGGTGGAACATCACATAAATAGTGGTCAATGATATTTTTGCCACAAAAACTCAGGCGAAAAGTGTTGGTAGTATGGGCTATGGCATTCAAGAACCCTCCTATGTAGGAGCCAGCAACAAGTCTAGTACAGAGAGAACTGGACATGGTACTTGAATAAAGTAAAGGGTTGCAAATTGCCATGtggcggtcataggccatggctgCTAGGAGATAGCACTCAGTGTAGGTtacagcacaggaaaagaaaaactgggcACCACATCCAGCCAGGGACATGCGCTTATCTTCTGAGACACAAATGGCCAGGATTTTGGGGGTGTACACAGAGGTGTACCAGAAATCTAGGAAAGACAGATTGCCGATGAAAAAATACATAGGTGTATGTAGGTAAGAATCAATATAGATTAAGATAACAAGGGCCATATTCCCTGATAAGGTGAGCAAATAGAACATCAGAAATATTCCAAACAGAATCAACCTCCACTTGGGATCTGTAGAGAGGCCCACTAGGATGAATTCTGTCAGGATGGTATGATTTCCAACTTCCATGTCCACAGAGTAGAAAGCCTAATAAATATGAGGGGGGAAAAATCtcttaataatgttttattgaaagaaattaagcaaCAATTAAATCAGCAATTGCTAGGAGGCTTGTGGACTTTTGTCCCTACTCTCTAGAATGATAGAACTTCACTGAGACTTGGGAAACACTGGACTTGGAGTTAGAACCTCATGTTGATTGTAGAGCTTTCAATTAATTGCTTAATATAGCAAAAGACCCTCATTCCTACCAAATGGGTGAGAAAAAAACGTGATCCCCTACAGGTTGTCTGATAGATTAAAGAAAATACACTTGAGAGGTGTGTCCAGTATGGCAGAAATGGAAGACACTGAGCCTACCTTCTCCCATAGTTACAACTGAAATTGCTACTATTTACAGAGCAAGTATCAATGACAACAATCTGAACACCAACAGACTATATTTGCAGCTGTaaaaagtctcaataaatttcaaatatttcaagtcacagaaagtatattctctgactTCAATGTAATTACATTAGAACCCAGTAATTGAAAGATCTctggaaaattcccaaatatttgacaaataaataataatcttcTGAAGGGACCTAAAagctaaataaacaaattaagcaATCTTAGAAACTAttgagagaatgaaaataaaaatataacatattaaTTAGTGGGAAACAATAAAGCATCATTTTACAGGGAAATTTCTAACACTTACCACCAacgaagaaaagataaaatgccTTTAACCGGTGATGTCAGCTTCTGAGTATGGCTGGGGAATGACCAAGGTGGTGGAGTAGAAGAACCCTGAGCTCAACTCCTCCCATGCACATAcctaaattataaatattgacaGAAAAACTATGGATTAGAATAGCACCAAGATgagaagaaaagattttccacaactgAGCATCTTAAGAAGAAATAACTATGAGGTGGATAGGAGGGTAACGATGTGATAGTGTCAAACACACACCCTCAAGTAGGTGACCATGAGGAGGAGGATAATCAAAATTGCAAAGTTTCTCCTCAAGGAACGTGGGGTCCAAGTCCCACATAGTGCTCCCTAAGCTGGGGGTCCTGCATGAAAAGATGAAGTCCCCCCAGGACATCTGGCTTCAAAAACCAGGTGGGTTTACATTTGGGAGAACCGGAAGACTGTATATAACAGACACTCCAATCCTAAAAGACATCTGAAAAATCTCATATTTTCTGAATCCATTTTAGGGAGCACATTCTACTAAAAGGGTACTCATTAATAAAGGCAGACATAGCATAAAGGTAGTAGATCATTATCTCTAGCCACAGTAAATGGCTAAGGAATATATCAAGCAAAAgttgtaaaatatgatgtcaaaaatattaaatgtgaaaGGGTGAAGAGGTACAACTGTAGGGTTATTAGAATACATTCAAATTTAAGAGATTATCTACTAAAAACAATTAATAATAGTTAATGACATATAtcatgtatacataatatatataaacctCGTGGTAATCACAAACCAAAACCTAGAGtagactcacacacacaaaaaaagaagagaatcaaaacataaaactaaagatagtcatcaaatcacaagagagcaaaagaagaagcgagaaataaaaaagacaactaaaAAAACAATCCTatagcaattaataaaatggcaatgagaacatacatagGAATacctactttaaatataaatggggTATATTATTAATTCAAAAGACATTGTGTTgctaaaatctcaaataaacaacttgcCAATACacataaagaaactagaaaaagaacaaaccaaacccaaactGAGTAGAAGGAAGGATACAATAAAAAACAGGGCAGAAATAAGAAAAGTGaagcctaaaaaagacaatagaaaaaaattactgaaactaAAAACTGttcctttgaaaagataaacaaaattgagaaattttTAACCACACTCATcaggaaataagtaaaatttgaAGTGCAAAAGAAATTACAACCTATAGCACAGAAATACAAGCAATCATAAGAATACTGTGAAcagttacatgccaacaaatttgaaaatctacatgaaatggatacatttctagaaacaaGCAATCTTCCAAGATCAAGTcaggaaggaatagaaaatatgaacagactcaTTATtggtaatgaaattgaatcagcaACAAAAAACTCACAGGAAATAAGTCCAGGGCCATATGGCTTCACAgagaaattctaccaaatatttaaagaggtaACATCTATCTTTCTCAAATTATTCCCtgaaattgaagaggagggaacactttgAAGCTTATTATTAGAGGCCGGCAACACACTgctaccaaaaccaaagacaccaccaaaaaaaaaaaaaaaaaaaaaaaaaaatacactcctgTATGCTCagtgaacataaatgcaaaaattcttcgACAAAATTTTAGCAACCACAATTAAACAATATGTTAACATGATACTAAATGGTAAAAATAGTAAAGTTTTTCCTCTAtgaccaggaacaagacaaagatccTCAGTCTTGCCAcctaactttaaaataatattggaagtcctcgtctcagcaatcagacaagaaaaagaaataaaaggtgacagatgattggattcggaagatgtggtatatatacacaatggaatactactcagccataaaaaagaatgtcatagagccatttgcagcaacatggatggaactagagactctcatactgattgaaatgagccagaaagacaaacacaaataccatatgatatcacttataactggaatctaatatccagcacaaatgaacatctcctcagagaagaaaatcatggacttggagaagagacttgtggcttcctaatgggagggggagaaagtgggagggatggggagcttgggcttatcagacacaacttagaatagatttacaaggagatcctgctgaatagcattgagaactttgtgtagatactcatgatgcaacagaagaaagggtgggggaaaaaatgtaattgtaatgtatacatgtaaggataacctgacccccttgctgtacagtgggaaaataaaaaaaaattataaaaaaaaagaaataaaaggcatccaaattggatgagaagaagtaaaactctcacgaTATAAGAAACACTGTATGTAGAAAAcactaaagactccaccaaaaaatactattaaatctaataaataaatgcatatacagacatctgttgtgtttctatacacaaattatcagaaagagaatttaagaaaatagtcccagttacaattgcatcaaaaacaataaaatacctaggaacaaatcTAACCAAGGAAATTACAAAAGACCTTTACTCAGACAACTACACGATgttgataaaataaattgaagacaatggaaacaaatggaaatatatgcTATGCTCATGGACTGGAGAAATTAATATTGTTCAAGTGGCCATACAAatcaaggtaatctacagattcagttcaATCTCAAagtatcaatggcatttttcacaagactagaacaaataattctaaaatgtatatggaaacacATATAAAAGGTCCTGAAGTGTCCAAAAGGTcctagagaaagaaaactggagaaaagCTGGAGTTATCATGCTTCCTGATTAGAAACTATACCAGACAGCAATGGTAATCAAAActatatgatactggcacaaaagtAGACACATATATCAGCAGAACAGCATAAAAAGTCTAGAAAATATGCCCACACTTACATGTTCAATTAATATACAACAGATAAGCAAGAATATACATGTCAGGAAAGACAGCCTCTGAAATAAATGGTGTTTGGAAAACTAGACGGGTACAAGCAAAAGAATCAATCTGGACAACTTTCTTTACcatataaaacaacaacaaaaacaaacaacaaaaaaccctaaaaacggAATACACCTAAACTTAAGACTTGAAACCAGAAAatttctagaaggaaacataggcagtATACTCTTTGGCATAAGTCTTAGTAATAGATTTTAAGATCTAtctcttcagaaaaaaagaaatgaaaacagaaattttaaaatgggacatcaggagttcttgttgtggttcagcagaaatgaatctaactaggaaccatgaggttgtgggttctatccctagccttgctcagtgggttaaggatccagcattgccatgaggtgaggtgtaggtcacagcattgctgtggttctagcacaggccagtggcaacagctctgattagacccctagcctgggaccctctatattccacgggtgtggccctcaaaagacaaaaaaaataaagaggggggGACGTCAAACTAAAAGGATTTTGCCTAGTGAAGGATACTACCAACCAAAAGGCAATCTATTGAATGGAAGAGAATacttgcaaataatatatctgataagtaATTAATATCCACAAATATAAAAGAGTTTATACAATTCGACAtcaaaaaacctccaaacaacccaatttttaaaaaaagcagagtggtcctccccctgtggcacaatgggtttatgatccagcttgtctctgtagagttaccagttcgatccctggcctggtgcaatgggttaagaatcattgttttccatagctgcgatgtaggtctcagctccagctcagattcaatctcagGCCCATGGACTTCCATACGATGTGGGTGTAGccgaaaaggaaaataaaatgagcagaggacctgagtagatatttttccgaagaaaacatacagatggccaacagatacataaaaagatattcaacattattaatcacttggaaatgtaaatcaaaaccacaatgagatatcagctCAGActctcagaatggctattatcaaaaagacaacaaataacaagtttggctaaagatgtggagaaaagggagctcttGTGTACTAACTGGTggaaatgtacattggtacactcactatggaaaagagtatgaatgtttatcaaaaaagtaaaaatagaactaccatatgatccagcaattataTTCTTGGGTAATTAtctcaaaaacactaattcaaaaaggtatgCACCCCACTGTttatgcagtattatttacaatagcaaagatatggaagtAATCTTACTGTCCActaatagataaatggataaaggagatgtggtacacataGAAACAATGCCATattatttggccattaaaaataatgaaaatctactatttgcaataacatgaatggatctagagggtaagtcagacaaagacaaatactatgtgatctTGCTTAattgtgaaatctaataaaacatgaacaaacaaaagaaaacagaaacaggagttcccatcatggtgcagcagaaacaaatccaacaaggctGCAGTTTCAGTGcctgacttgctcagtgggttaaggatccaatgttgccattagctgtagtgtaggtcacagtcgcagtTCAGATCTcatatagctgtggcataggtcagtggctacagctccaattcaacccctagcctgggaacctccatatgccacgggtgcaaccctaaaaagccaaaaagaaaaagaaaacagaaaacagaaacagacttatagatacagagaacaaacaggtgctTGCCAGAGGGAAGATGTCTGGGTAGTGGGATGAGTAAAACAGGTGAGAAACAAACTTCCaggtacaaaataaatgtcatagcAATGTAAGGAATATAAAGCATGGTAAATACAGTCAACAATATTGTAATAAGTTTGTACAGTGGCAGATGATAACTGGACTTATAACGGTGATCATTTTGtgatatatagaaatattaaatgcCTATGATGTCTATCTGCAAATAACAGGGTTGttggtaaattatacttcaattaaaatataaaaattaaaaaaaggaggtaTACATGAGAACACCATCACAGTTTGGAACATAGTGaagtatatatatgaaataaatactttCATATATCCTGAAGAACACACATTaggcattttctctttctgatagttatACAAATAGCAGTATATTTTACTATTCTTGCTACTATTAGTACAACTagaaaatttatacatatatatatgaatataaatatataaaatacatgtaaattacatatatacatgcatacatgcatgcatatattaATAGAGAAACAAACTATATACCAGTTAATAGTCTAAGCCCTAATcttaactcacttaatcctttCCACAACTCTATA
This is a stretch of genomic DNA from Sus scrofa isolate TJ Tabasco breed Duroc unplaced genomic scaffold, Sscrofa11.1 Contig53, whole genome shotgun sequence. It encodes these proteins:
- the LOC100519942 gene encoding olfactory receptor 9G4-like, giving the protein MEVGNHTILTEFILVGLSTDPKWRLILFGIFLMFYLLTLSGNMALVILIYIDSYLHTPMYFFIGNLSFLDFWYTSVYTPKILAICVSEDKRMSLAGCGAQFFFSCAVTYTECYLLAAMAYDRHMAICNPLLYSSTMSSSLCTRLVAGSYIGGFLNAIAHTTNTFRLSFCGKNIIDHYLCDVPPLVKMSCTDTHIYEKVLLGLVGFTVLSNILAILISYFNILLALLRIRTASGRCKAFSTCASHLISVMLFYGSLLFTYSRPSSAYSLGRDKVASLFYTVVNPLLNPLIYSVRNKDVKKAFWKTTHTIRLQK